From the genome of Methyloprofundus sedimenti, one region includes:
- a CDS encoding peroxidase family protein — MTAHEMTMLVGGLRVLGTNHGGTKHGVFTDREGMLTNAFFVNPTDMRYTWKPAGNNLYEISDRKSRDVKWTATRIDLVFGSNSILRAYAEVYAQDDNQEKFVKDFVAAWAKVMNADRFDLV, encoded by the coding sequence TTGACCGCCCATGAGATGACAATGTTGGTCGGTGGTTTGCGTGTACTTGGCACCAACCACGGAGGTACTAAGCACGGTGTCTTTACTGATCGTGAAGGTATGCTGACCAATGCCTTTTTTGTCAATCCTACAGACATGAGGTATACATGGAAGCCAGCTGGCAATAACTTATATGAAATAAGCGACCGCAAGTCGAGGGATGTAAAGTGGACGGCAACACGAATAGATCTGGTTTTTGGTAGCAATTCAATCCTTCGTGCCTATGCAGAAGTTTACGCGCAGGATGACAACCAAGAGAAGTTTGTTAAAGACTTCGTGGCCGCCTGGGCGAAGGTAATGAATGCTGATCGTTTCGATCTGGTGTAA
- a CDS encoding TetR/AcrR family transcriptional regulator, which yields MINKQSKRTRLLDQGVYLLMNQGYHATGINEIVSAVQVPKGSFYSYFDSKEEFAAQAITHYIEPFIQLLTRHLQHSQVDPLTALKNYYAELIVAVEKNGYKGGCLLGNLMGEIGDTSERCNQALKSAVERYKVLQYKALLQAQKEGTVRTDRSAEIMANLLVNNWQGALLRMKIEQSVQPLQEFCDTLLYDYFIA from the coding sequence ATGATAAACAAGCAATCCAAACGCACAAGATTACTCGACCAAGGTGTTTATCTGTTGATGAACCAGGGCTATCATGCGACAGGTATTAACGAAATTGTAAGTGCCGTACAGGTGCCCAAAGGTTCATTTTATAGCTATTTTGATAGCAAAGAAGAATTTGCTGCTCAAGCTATTACCCATTATATAGAACCCTTTATTCAGCTATTAACGAGGCATCTACAACATTCACAGGTTGACCCGCTCACTGCTTTAAAAAACTACTATGCAGAGCTTATTGTTGCAGTGGAAAAGAATGGATACAAAGGGGGATGTTTACTGGGCAACCTGATGGGGGAAATTGGCGATACCAGTGAACGATGCAATCAGGCACTAAAATCAGCTGTCGAGCGCTACAAAGTGCTGCAATATAAGGCATTACTGCAAGCACAGAAAGAAGGCACGGTACGTACTGACAGGAGCGCCGAAATTATGGCTAACTTGTTGGTAAACAACTGGCAAGGCGCGTTGTTACGGATGAAAATTGAACAGTCTGTGCAACCGTTACAAGAGTTTTGTGACACCTTACTGTATGATTATTTTATTGCCTAG
- a CDS encoding IS4 family transposase: MFINNKFLRCQQQRIKKCAEKTDSYQFFNLLTCPELLSRIDTLLPEHRERLYPPTETLSIFLAQALSEDRSCQKAVNDAAIKRIIGGLAPVSTSTGGYCRARQRLPLAMVSDLVCQTGELINCQIPEQWRWHGRRVHLIDGTTVTMPDTVENQAVYPQQSGQKPGLGFPICRLVGVICLSSGAVLNASIGRFNGKGSDEQSLLRNIIDTFDTGDLVLGDAFYGTYFLLASLREKGIDAVFEQMGARKRVTDFRKGKRIGTRDHLIELTKPKIKPDWMTQAHYDVAPKTLLIRELSTHGKILITTLLCPKEASKPELKVLYKKRWQIEVDFRNIKTTMGMETLSCKTPEMSEKEIWVYFLAYNLIRLLMAQTALLVDILPRQLSFKHTLQLWLAWTQQTALTGTGVIEESLFVLIAQQRVGNRSGRIEPRAVKRRPKPFSLLMKPREEARAVIRKNGHPKKIK; the protein is encoded by the coding sequence ATGTTTATTAATAACAAATTTTTACGCTGCCAACAACAAAGAATAAAAAAATGTGCAGAAAAGACAGATTCGTATCAATTTTTTAACCTGCTCACCTGCCCTGAACTGCTATCAAGAATTGACACCTTATTACCTGAACATCGAGAGCGACTTTATCCGCCCACAGAAACACTTTCAATTTTTTTAGCACAAGCCTTGAGTGAAGATCGCTCCTGTCAAAAAGCGGTCAATGATGCAGCAATAAAACGTATCATTGGTGGCCTTGCACCTGTTAGTACCTCTACGGGTGGTTATTGTCGAGCAAGACAGCGTTTGCCATTAGCAATGGTTTCTGACCTAGTTTGCCAGACAGGTGAGCTCATTAACTGTCAAATCCCTGAGCAATGGCGCTGGCATGGAAGGCGTGTACATTTAATTGATGGAACCACTGTAACAATGCCCGACACCGTTGAAAATCAGGCAGTATATCCTCAGCAGAGTGGTCAAAAACCAGGACTTGGTTTTCCAATTTGTCGGTTGGTTGGCGTTATCTGCCTTTCAAGTGGGGCCGTTTTAAATGCGTCGATAGGACGGTTCAATGGAAAAGGCTCAGATGAGCAAAGTTTGCTTCGTAATATTATAGACACCTTTGATACGGGAGACCTTGTTCTTGGCGATGCTTTTTATGGTACCTATTTTTTGTTAGCTTCACTGCGTGAAAAAGGCATTGATGCCGTCTTTGAGCAAATGGGCGCGCGTAAACGGGTAACTGACTTTAGGAAAGGCAAACGAATAGGCACCAGAGATCACTTAATCGAACTAACCAAACCAAAGATCAAACCAGACTGGATGACACAAGCGCACTATGATGTTGCACCGAAAACGTTACTTATCCGTGAGTTAAGCACTCATGGCAAGATACTCATAACAACATTGCTATGCCCTAAAGAAGCATCGAAACCAGAACTCAAGGTTTTGTATAAAAAACGCTGGCAGATTGAAGTTGATTTCCGGAATATAAAAACGACGATGGGCATGGAAACGCTCAGCTGTAAAACACCCGAAATGAGTGAAAAGGAGATATGGGTCTATTTTCTGGCCTATAATCTGATTCGACTATTGATGGCTCAAACGGCTTTATTAGTCGATATATTACCACGCCAGCTTAGCTTTAAGCATACACTACAATTGTGGTTGGCATGGACTCAACAGACGGCTCTTACTGGTACAGGAGTCATTGAAGAATCATTATTTGTATTAATTGCTCAGCAGCGGGTTGGAAATCGTTCTGGTCGAATAGAGCCTCGTGCAGTAAAAAGAAGACCAAAGCCTTTTTCCTTGTTAATGAAACCTAGAGAAGAAGCAAGAGCAGTGATTAGAAAGAATGGACACCCGAAGAAAATAAAGTAA
- a CDS encoding rhodanese-like domain-containing protein codes for MSEEKTLMDFVKQAKSQIREIDVLNVKPLLDEGYQVLDVREPAEFISGTIEGALNIPRGILEAAADRQYAGRREELMDRDKKWLLLCASSGRSAMAAAVMQQMGFKNIRNINGGITAWKAAELAVKIPPQS; via the coding sequence ATGAGCGAAGAAAAAACCTTAATGGATTTTGTTAAACAAGCAAAATCACAAATACGCGAAATTGATGTATTAAATGTTAAACCTCTCTTGGATGAAGGCTATCAGGTACTGGATGTACGGGAACCTGCAGAATTTATATCAGGTACTATTGAAGGCGCATTAAATATTCCTCGTGGAATACTGGAAGCGGCGGCTGACCGTCAATACGCGGGCCGCCGTGAAGAATTGATGGATCGTGATAAAAAATGGTTATTACTTTGCGCCAGTTCGGGGCGCTCTGCCATGGCGGCGGCTGTGATGCAACAAATGGGCTTTAAAAATATCAGGAATATAAATGGCGGCATTACAGCCTGGAAAGCGGCTGAATTAGCGGTGAAAATTCCACCACAGTCATAA